Proteins encoded together in one Desulfosporosinus meridiei DSM 13257 window:
- the pylD gene encoding 3-methylornithyl-N6-L-lysine dehydrogenase PylD, whose amino-acid sequence MSRLLESDIDLIETQLQDYEDLFIRQTGCTMEEIAQKAVGLTVNSKRVKTAVISVTSGLGMITGFSQAVGAILRHLRVETLIGEKTDVAGLQQAYLSKCGIAFLADDYVCAALGIGSAVHSDNGWATGRGFAAAIIEAMRKQGINPLQERVLIIGAGPVGEAAAHYIAEQQGIPVICDLDDNKAASLAATLDQSAWVSAPAPIRQFTYIIDAGTTGDFITAEDFTEKTILAAPGMPCGATVAAREKAMVIHNPLELGIITMYFDCLKQLED is encoded by the coding sequence ATGTCGAGACTGCTGGAATCTGATATCGATTTGATTGAAACACAACTTCAGGATTATGAAGATCTGTTTATCAGACAAACAGGCTGTACCATGGAGGAAATTGCTCAAAAAGCGGTGGGTTTAACGGTAAATTCAAAAAGAGTCAAGACCGCAGTCATTTCCGTTACGAGCGGACTGGGCATGATCACCGGATTCTCACAAGCGGTGGGAGCCATTCTTCGTCATCTCCGGGTGGAAACCTTGATTGGGGAGAAAACGGACGTTGCCGGTCTCCAACAAGCCTATCTGTCAAAATGCGGAATCGCATTTCTGGCCGACGATTACGTGTGCGCGGCCTTAGGGATTGGAAGTGCCGTGCACTCCGACAATGGCTGGGCTACGGGAAGGGGCTTTGCAGCGGCAATCATCGAGGCTATGAGGAAACAGGGGATAAATCCGCTGCAGGAACGGGTGCTGATAATCGGAGCCGGCCCGGTGGGAGAAGCGGCGGCCCATTACATCGCAGAACAACAGGGGATACCGGTGATCTGCGATTTGGACGATAACAAAGCGGCTTCCTTGGCAGCAACTTTAGATCAATCCGCCTGGGTTTCTGCGCCGGCTCCAATCCGACAGTTTACCTATATCATCGATGCCGGTACCACGGGGGATTTTATTACGGCAGAAGACTTCACCGAAAAAACAATCCTTGCGGCACCAGGTATGCCCTGCGGAGCGACGGTTGCAGCCAGAGAAAAAGCCATGGTAATCCATAATCCATTGGAGCTTGGCATCATAACCATGTATTTTGATTGTCTGAAACAGTTAGAGGATTAA
- a CDS encoding vitamin B12 dependent methionine synthase — protein MSIGFTEIQKNRLTEKAEMKNHMILLDKDQGKEIAEKNFTDMCGYNRGKPVPQKIIDRSLRSLNDVYHLLEIKALISEYEKTCVEGINMLLDGKLFTCNALAQIPSEEIEGIYIYLLTVGELNLSEVSILNQVYYDMWQNAYMDAGQEILRQYLQGLSCNIDRYVSDNFGPGFFGMDVSQLEKFFAILDGEKISLKLLDSGFMSPTKSYAGFFLVTNSQQNFVGKDCENCLSSGKTCMYCKAGRKLAKYNIQ, from the coding sequence ATGAGTATAGGATTTACGGAAATTCAAAAAAACCGATTGACAGAGAAGGCAGAAATGAAAAACCATATGATTCTTTTAGATAAGGATCAAGGAAAGGAAATCGCCGAAAAGAATTTTACAGACATGTGCGGGTATAACAGGGGAAAACCTGTACCCCAGAAAATAATTGACAGATCATTAAGAAGTTTGAATGATGTGTACCATCTGCTGGAAATTAAGGCCCTGATCTCAGAATACGAAAAAACTTGTGTTGAGGGAATAAATATGCTGCTAGACGGAAAGCTGTTTACTTGTAATGCTCTTGCTCAGATTCCCAGCGAGGAAATTGAGGGAATATACATCTACCTGTTAACTGTTGGAGAACTAAATTTGAGTGAAGTCAGTATTCTGAACCAGGTTTACTATGATATGTGGCAAAATGCCTACATGGACGCCGGGCAGGAAATATTAAGACAATATTTGCAGGGATTAAGTTGCAATATAGACAGGTATGTTTCAGATAATTTTGGACCGGGATTTTTCGGTATGGATGTTTCACAGTTGGAAAAATTTTTTGCCATATTGGATGGCGAGAAAATCAGTTTAAAATTGCTCGATAGTGGTTTTATGTCGCCCACAAAGAGTTATGCTGGGTTTTTTCTGGTCACAAACAGCCAACAAAACTTCGTCGGAAAGGATTGCGAGAACTGCTTATCCTCAGGAAAAACCTGTATGTACTGTAAGGCGGGAAGAAAGCTGGCAAAATACAATATTCAATAG
- a CDS encoding efflux RND transporter permease subunit — MFLTDISLKRPVFATVIVIALLALGALSYIGLPINENPEVDVPMITVTISLPGTAAEQLETKVTKKVEEAVGQISGVKHISSTITESFSQTMIQFSSGTQVNVAAQEIKDKISSIRGTLPQDINEPIVQKFDLAAVPIISFVVTSPLSNKDLSQVVEDEITKKLNTVKGVGSVTTYGAQVREIHIKLDKEKMVALNVTTAEITQSLQSDNIDRSSGKVSDGDKEVSLRTNGTVKEVNDFLNILVANRNGTELRIKDIAQVEDTVKERDSLSYYKGEESIGIDIVKQSGENTTQVVDALKVKLAEIQGSLPKDVKIDIVDDNSLVIRASVSEVQKTLLEGCILAVLVVFVFLRNGASTGISAISLPTSIITTFAAMKLMNFSLNSVSLMGLSLAVGLLIDDAIVVVENIVRHLNMGKSPMQAAKDGASEIGLAVTATTFTIVAVFLPITMVEGSIGAYFKEFGLTVAVSVLISLFVSFTLVPLMASKYIKSENDDKDKKHGPLGKFLIWFNHLFVKLARVYTRLLGVALKHRIKTIAMATAMFFASLLLLNFINPSFLESSDNGKITISAATDGGTTLTRAAETTRKMESILNKYPGVVHLYSTVTPSNINISVQLIDKNARKETLSETANKMRESLKQIPGITLSMMTGSTLGGGAKDAEYHFTGDDFETLLNYSQQAESAIKRIPGAVDVSMSYKSGKAEATLEVDRERAADLGVSPLVVANTLETLFNGSLVTQYETEKDRYDVKLVLQDDQKKDFDSLKGIYVPGSNNSTVPLDRVTKQVFATGSTTINRYDKAREIQVTANVFGVATGGFNTQIKAALENETKMPTGVSQVSGGDQEVIEEAIPSLMKALFLGILFIYLILAALFESFIDPFAIVLALPFGIIGALLALFLTGSSFSMMTFIGIIMLMGLVTKNAILLVDYAKQKLGEGEELSAALLLAASTRLRPIIMTTLAMIFGMLPTALSTGLGSEGRSPMAYAIIGGLITSTFLTLIVVPVIYTLLDDAKGFFRKKQFTVVGRKSVKS, encoded by the coding sequence ATGTTTTTAACAGATATCAGCCTGAAACGGCCTGTATTTGCCACTGTAATAGTTATCGCTTTGCTTGCCCTGGGTGCTTTAAGTTACATAGGTCTACCCATCAACGAAAATCCTGAGGTGGATGTTCCTATGATAACCGTTACCATTTCCCTGCCTGGAACTGCAGCAGAACAGCTGGAAACAAAAGTGACAAAAAAAGTTGAGGAAGCTGTCGGACAAATTTCAGGAGTGAAACACATTTCCTCCACTATTACGGAATCCTTCTCCCAGACCATGATTCAGTTTAGTTCTGGAACGCAAGTCAATGTGGCAGCCCAAGAAATTAAAGATAAAATAAGCAGTATACGGGGTACTTTACCACAGGACATTAATGAACCCATTGTTCAAAAATTTGACTTAGCTGCCGTACCCATTATATCTTTCGTGGTCACTAGCCCTCTTTCTAACAAGGACTTATCTCAAGTGGTCGAAGATGAGATCACCAAAAAACTAAATACGGTGAAAGGTGTTGGATCGGTTACCACCTATGGTGCGCAAGTCAGGGAGATACATATCAAACTCGATAAAGAAAAAATGGTGGCTCTGAATGTGACAACGGCGGAAATCACTCAGAGCCTGCAAAGTGACAACATAGACAGATCCAGTGGAAAAGTTTCCGACGGTGATAAAGAAGTTTCCCTCAGAACGAATGGTACGGTCAAAGAAGTTAATGATTTCTTGAATATTTTAGTCGCCAATCGTAACGGTACTGAACTAAGAATCAAAGATATTGCCCAAGTGGAAGATACGGTTAAGGAGCGGGACAGTTTATCCTATTATAAAGGTGAAGAATCGATTGGGATTGATATTGTCAAACAATCCGGTGAAAATACCACCCAGGTCGTGGATGCACTTAAAGTGAAGCTTGCAGAGATCCAAGGGTCACTGCCTAAAGATGTAAAAATAGATATTGTTGATGACAATTCGCTGGTCATACGAGCGTCCGTGAGTGAAGTTCAGAAAACCTTGCTGGAAGGTTGTATTCTGGCGGTTCTCGTGGTTTTCGTCTTCCTGCGGAATGGAGCAAGCACGGGTATCAGTGCAATTTCACTGCCCACCTCGATTATCACGACCTTTGCCGCTATGAAACTGATGAACTTTTCACTCAACAGCGTGTCCTTAATGGGCCTTTCCTTAGCGGTTGGCTTGCTCATTGATGATGCAATTGTTGTCGTTGAGAACATTGTACGCCACTTAAATATGGGGAAATCTCCAATGCAAGCAGCGAAAGACGGTGCGAGCGAGATTGGACTGGCGGTGACGGCTACAACCTTTACCATAGTTGCTGTCTTTCTCCCCATTACCATGGTTGAGGGATCGATCGGGGCCTACTTCAAGGAATTTGGTCTAACGGTTGCTGTCAGCGTCTTGATTTCTTTATTTGTATCCTTTACCTTAGTGCCGTTGATGGCGTCTAAATATATAAAAAGTGAAAATGATGATAAAGATAAAAAACACGGTCCCTTGGGTAAATTTTTAATATGGTTCAATCACTTGTTTGTTAAACTTGCCAGAGTCTATACAAGACTTCTCGGTGTAGCACTGAAGCATAGGATTAAAACCATAGCTATGGCAACTGCAATGTTCTTCGCCAGTTTGCTCCTTCTTAACTTCATTAATCCTAGTTTTCTAGAATCCTCAGACAACGGAAAGATCACAATATCAGCGGCAACAGATGGAGGGACAACCCTGACAAGGGCTGCAGAAACAACTAGAAAAATGGAAAGTATTCTTAATAAGTATCCTGGAGTAGTGCACCTGTACTCGACGGTTACCCCCAGCAACATCAACATTAGCGTACAGCTTATCGATAAGAATGCCAGAAAAGAGACCTTAAGTGAAACTGCCAATAAAATGCGGGAGAGTTTAAAGCAGATTCCGGGGATTACCCTTTCTATGATGACTGGTTCAACTCTGGGTGGAGGAGCGAAGGACGCTGAGTACCATTTTACCGGCGATGACTTTGAGACACTTTTGAACTACTCGCAACAAGCGGAGAGCGCCATAAAGAGAATTCCTGGGGCAGTTGATGTAAGCATGAGCTATAAGAGTGGCAAAGCAGAAGCAACCCTTGAAGTGGATCGTGAGCGGGCGGCTGATCTCGGTGTGAGTCCACTGGTCGTTGCTAATACGTTGGAGACCCTCTTTAATGGTTCTCTTGTAACCCAGTATGAAACAGAAAAAGATCGTTATGACGTTAAACTAGTGCTCCAGGATGATCAAAAAAAGGACTTTGACAGCTTAAAAGGGATTTATGTGCCTGGTTCAAATAACAGTACGGTTCCTCTTGATCGGGTCACAAAGCAAGTTTTTGCCACGGGCTCTACGACCATTAATAGGTATGATAAGGCCAGAGAAATTCAAGTGACGGCCAATGTCTTTGGCGTTGCAACGGGTGGCTTTAACACTCAAATTAAAGCAGCCTTGGAAAATGAAACAAAAATGCCTACTGGAGTCAGCCAAGTTAGCGGAGGAGATCAGGAAGTGATAGAGGAAGCTATCCCTAGCTTAATGAAAGCACTATTTTTAGGGATTCTGTTCATCTACTTGATCCTGGCCGCCCTGTTTGAAAGTTTTATTGATCCCTTTGCGATTGTCCTCGCTTTGCCCTTCGGTATTATTGGAGCTCTGTTAGCCCTGTTTCTTACCGGCAGCAGTTTTAGCATGATGACATTTATTGGCATTATCATGTTGATGGGACTGGTCACTAAAAATGCGATTTTGCTGGTTGACTATGCTAAGCAAAAGCTGGGCGAGGGAGAAGAACTAAGCGCCGCGTTACTTCTGGCGGCTTCTACACGACTTAGGCCTATTATTATGACAACTTTAGCGATGATCTTCGGTATGCTTCCAACAGCACTCTCCACAGGATTAGGATCTGAAGGACGCTCACCCATGGCTTATGCCATTATTGGTGGGTTAATTACATCAACTTTTTTAACACTCATAGTTGTACCTGTAATTTATACGTTGTTGGATGATGCTAAAGGCTTTTTTCGCAAGAAACAGTTTACGGTTGTAGGGCGGAAATCGGTAAAAAGCTGA
- the pylSn gene encoding pyrrolysine--tRNA(Pyl) ligase small subunit, whose product MDQKIKEAKKQKVVRYIFKNQRLFLLINKVKLWPSRSGMLHGVKSIENRGKTMVVTTHCGESFVVWDSKNSRSARWLRNRWYKNSCKKCKIPEWKLMKYSQTVFTDARR is encoded by the coding sequence ATGGACCAAAAGATAAAGGAAGCTAAAAAACAAAAAGTCGTAAGGTATATCTTCAAAAATCAAAGGCTATTCCTCTTGATCAATAAGGTCAAACTATGGCCGTCTCGGTCAGGAATGCTTCACGGCGTAAAATCAATAGAAAACAGAGGTAAAACCATGGTGGTAACAACACACTGTGGAGAATCCTTTGTCGTGTGGGATTCGAAAAATAGCCGAAGTGCAAGATGGCTGCGCAATCGTTGGTATAAAAATTCTTGTAAAAAGTGCAAGATTCCGGAATGGAAACTCATGAAATATTCCCAGACGGTATTTACGGATGCCAGAAGATAG
- a CDS encoding CobW family GTP-binding protein yields the protein MTQLILLTGFLGTGKTTLMERLLHYYGDSPVGVIVNEFGEINIDARLLEKDGTIMRELSNGSIFCSCIKENFIKALIDMSSPNFEYLFIEASGLADPGNMQQILQTIEPYTVHPYHYSGSICVLDGEAFLELKDLLPAVGNQLTQAGVVLVNKEDLISPAIKAEIQAEVRKANIQAPIYFTSYCNIDINTLVMNLQPSKSASLDSTNTPENRPQTFIIKVLPSVTINELQGFLNFVAPYTYRIKGFVTVGDSNYSVSCVRSHMMIMPWPRDIPASEIVLISAVGIGLTGAIADGINMNAPKSIKL from the coding sequence ATGACACAACTGATCCTGCTTACTGGCTTTCTGGGTACGGGAAAAACCACGCTTATGGAGCGCTTGCTTCACTACTATGGGGATAGCCCTGTGGGGGTAATCGTCAACGAATTCGGTGAAATCAATATTGATGCCCGTTTGCTGGAAAAAGACGGGACTATTATGCGTGAGTTATCCAATGGCTCAATATTCTGCTCCTGCATCAAGGAGAACTTTATCAAGGCTCTTATCGATATGTCGTCCCCAAACTTCGAATATCTGTTTATCGAAGCATCCGGACTGGCTGATCCCGGTAACATGCAGCAGATTCTGCAGACCATCGAACCATACACTGTTCATCCTTACCACTATTCAGGTTCTATATGTGTATTAGACGGCGAAGCTTTTCTCGAATTGAAGGATCTTCTTCCCGCAGTAGGGAACCAGTTGACCCAGGCGGGGGTTGTTCTTGTCAATAAAGAAGATCTGATTTCTCCCGCAATTAAGGCCGAAATCCAAGCCGAAGTACGGAAGGCCAATATCCAGGCCCCTATATATTTTACCAGTTACTGCAATATAGATATCAATACACTAGTGATGAATTTACAGCCCTCAAAATCGGCAAGCCTTGACAGCACCAATACACCGGAAAACAGGCCGCAGACGTTTATCATCAAGGTTCTGCCTTCTGTTACAATCAACGAACTTCAGGGTTTTCTGAACTTCGTTGCGCCCTATACTTATCGTATAAAAGGTTTTGTAACTGTGGGAGATAGCAATTATTCTGTGAGCTGTGTGCGCTCTCATATGATGATCATGCCATGGCCCAGGGATATTCCAGCTTCCGAAATAGTACTTATTTCCGCTGTTGGGATAGGCTTGACCGGAGCCATAGCTGACGGGATAAACATGAATGCCCCCAAATCAATAAAGCTATGA
- the pylB gene encoding methylornithine synthase PylB: MLETILRKCQRGNQISTEEIVYLLSRTDESEIEQIFAAARKARQGVFGNKVFLYSFVYFSTYCQNSCTFCYFRKENLNSPRYRKTLPEVVNIAVELKKSGVHLIDLTTGDDRFYTEHPERLASIVKAVKDATGLSIMVSPGVLDEHGLELIEGAGADWYALYQETHRLTLFDQLRQGQSYEKRMFAKGYARDLGMLIEEGLLTGIGDRLEDRVHSFREMKKLGARQIRTMTFVPQEGAPFAGVGNQGYQNELMNIAVMRLLFPDVLIPASLDVEGLGGLEKRLMAGANIVTSIIPPRQGFAGVANCKNDIDEGFRTVVGIQDTLKKCNLENATAQEYSRWVADRRTRDKHAAN, from the coding sequence ATGCTTGAAACTATACTCAGGAAATGCCAGCGAGGAAATCAAATATCGACCGAGGAAATTGTCTACCTATTGAGCCGGACGGATGAAAGTGAAATAGAACAGATTTTTGCGGCGGCAAGAAAGGCCCGGCAAGGGGTATTCGGGAATAAAGTCTTTCTCTATAGCTTCGTCTATTTTTCAACCTACTGTCAGAACAGCTGCACCTTTTGTTATTTCAGAAAAGAAAACTTGAATTCTCCACGGTATCGCAAAACATTGCCGGAAGTGGTTAATATAGCCGTGGAATTGAAGAAGTCCGGAGTGCATTTGATTGATTTGACCACGGGAGACGATAGGTTTTATACAGAACATCCGGAGAGACTGGCCTCAATTGTGAAAGCCGTAAAAGACGCAACCGGTCTGTCTATCATGGTATCGCCGGGAGTGTTGGACGAGCACGGTTTAGAGCTGATTGAGGGGGCGGGGGCCGATTGGTATGCGTTGTATCAGGAGACACATCGACTAACCTTGTTTGACCAACTGCGGCAAGGGCAAAGTTACGAAAAACGGATGTTTGCCAAAGGATATGCCCGAGATCTGGGGATGCTCATTGAGGAAGGCTTGTTGACCGGAATCGGAGACAGGTTAGAGGACAGGGTTCATTCGTTTAGAGAGATGAAAAAACTGGGAGCAAGGCAAATCAGGACTATGACCTTTGTCCCGCAAGAAGGAGCACCTTTTGCTGGTGTGGGGAATCAGGGATATCAGAACGAACTGATGAATATCGCGGTTATGAGGCTGCTATTCCCGGATGTATTGATCCCGGCATCCTTGGATGTAGAAGGGCTGGGCGGCCTTGAAAAGCGACTGATGGCTGGGGCAAACATTGTGACCTCTATCATTCCACCTAGGCAAGGGTTCGCGGGGGTTGCAAACTGTAAAAATGATATTGATGAGGGCTTCCGTACGGTAGTGGGGATTCAGGATACATTGAAGAAATGTAATTTAGAGAATGCCACGGCCCAGGAATATAGCCGTTGGGTTGCAGACAGAAGAACTAGAGATAAGCATGCCGCTAATTAA
- a CDS encoding efflux RND transporter periplasmic adaptor subunit → MKKISFANWGFKITKKKVLTIVVVLILAGTGVRSFMGKTENTLAETAPNIVYVKATVAENVNEQAIISYKASLEASEEGIVSGKVSGKVVQVMFENGQYVTQGDPLIKLDDQEIRNNIASSQAQLKASESQLVSSQTGLQKMQLNVENAVRTYDRTKELFDGGAISKVELESAETAVNNAKIDLETEKANIETAKANLTTAQIDVNNLADSLANTIITAPITGILDEKSVSLGQYANMGVVLAKVKAISPIYAVIEVDQNDISSLQVGQSAKVTVGSNVVKDYDGIIKSIEASADTTSRVFKCKVEVTNLDQALKPGIYAKVDIVSDQTSEVIAVPTDALSGNPGNYTVFVIDQGVARKRIVSIGQISKGLVEIKDGVKNGDSVIITNVNTLQDGDAVSVVKE, encoded by the coding sequence TTGAAAAAAATCAGTTTTGCAAATTGGGGCTTTAAAATTACGAAGAAGAAAGTTCTGACAATTGTTGTTGTACTTATTTTGGCTGGTACAGGAGTAAGAAGTTTCATGGGAAAAACGGAGAATACCCTTGCCGAAACTGCTCCAAATATAGTTTATGTCAAAGCCACTGTGGCCGAGAATGTTAATGAGCAAGCCATCATTTCGTATAAGGCATCATTAGAAGCCTCTGAAGAGGGGATTGTAAGTGGCAAGGTCAGTGGTAAGGTAGTTCAAGTGATGTTTGAAAATGGTCAATATGTAACCCAAGGAGACCCGTTAATCAAATTAGATGATCAGGAAATCAGAAACAACATAGCTTCTTCTCAAGCTCAGCTGAAAGCTTCAGAAAGTCAATTAGTCTCTTCACAAACCGGATTGCAGAAAATGCAACTGAACGTAGAAAATGCAGTCCGTACCTATGATAGAACAAAAGAACTTTTTGACGGAGGAGCCATTTCCAAGGTTGAACTGGAAAGTGCGGAAACAGCGGTAAATAACGCCAAAATTGATCTGGAAACAGAAAAAGCCAATATTGAAACAGCAAAAGCTAATCTTACTACTGCCCAGATCGATGTGAATAATCTTGCGGATTCACTGGCAAATACGATAATCACTGCTCCCATTACGGGTATTTTAGACGAAAAAAGCGTGAGTTTGGGACAATATGCCAACATGGGAGTTGTCCTAGCAAAAGTTAAAGCTATATCCCCAATCTATGCTGTGATAGAAGTAGACCAAAACGATATAAGTTCTTTGCAAGTAGGACAGAGTGCCAAAGTAACCGTTGGCAGTAACGTCGTTAAAGACTATGACGGAATAATTAAAAGTATTGAAGCCTCAGCAGATACGACTTCAAGAGTTTTTAAATGCAAAGTTGAGGTGACCAATCTTGATCAAGCACTGAAACCGGGTATTTATGCCAAGGTGGATATTGTTAGTGATCAGACCTCAGAAGTGATCGCAGTGCCAACGGATGCTTTGAGTGGAAATCCAGGAAATTATACAGTGTTTGTAATTGATCAAGGGGTTGCCCGTAAACGTATTGTCAGTATCGGGCAGATTTCCAAAGGCTTAGTGGAGATTAAAGACGGCGTAAAAAATGGGGACAGCGTCATAATTACCAATGTGAATACACTGCAGGATGGCGATGCGGTATCAGTTGTCAAGGAATAG
- a CDS encoding cobalamin B12-binding domain-containing protein, which produces MSEEIYAKLKKSIVEMDTDLAEEAANEAIAAGLDPLECISLGLSKGMAVMGDLFDVGEAFVPDLMMASEAFETAINILTSALSVEEKHKSSSGKVIIHTVQGDIHDIGKNIVSVMLSANNFEVFDLGRDVPVDLVIKKAEEYGVDLICGSALMTTTMASMKEIINSLKEDGIRDKYIVMFGGAPVSAKWCSEIGADGYTDTAAEVAAMAKDLIAKKRGA; this is translated from the coding sequence TTGAGCGAAGAGATTTATGCTAAACTCAAAAAATCGATTGTGGAAATGGATACCGATTTAGCAGAAGAAGCAGCTAATGAGGCAATTGCAGCAGGCCTTGATCCGTTGGAGTGTATCAGCTTGGGCCTCTCGAAAGGCATGGCGGTTATGGGTGACTTGTTCGATGTAGGCGAAGCTTTTGTTCCTGATTTGATGATGGCTTCCGAGGCCTTCGAAACCGCAATCAATATCTTGACAAGTGCACTGTCTGTCGAGGAGAAACACAAATCTTCCAGTGGAAAAGTTATTATTCACACTGTGCAGGGCGATATTCACGATATTGGCAAGAACATAGTAAGTGTAATGTTGTCGGCAAACAACTTTGAAGTATTTGACCTGGGACGTGATGTGCCGGTGGACTTAGTCATCAAAAAGGCTGAAGAATACGGCGTGGATCTTATCTGCGGCTCCGCCCTTATGACGACAACAATGGCCTCGATGAAGGAAATTATCAACTCTCTCAAGGAAGACGGAATTCGTGATAAATACATCGTCATGTTCGGAGGAGCTCCCGTATCTGCAAAGTGGTGCAGTGAAATCGGAGCAGACGGTTACACCGATACGGCTGCAGAGGTAGCTGCAATGGCCAAAGACTTGATTGCCAAGAAAAGAGGTGCCTAA
- a CDS encoding uroporphyrinogen decarboxylase family protein codes for MGKELLMKVLNHEDTKGQLPWIPFAGVHAGKLKGYSGRDVLTDSAKLIESLREVYKLYQPDGMPITFDLQLEAEILGCELMWADYNPPSVVSHLFDKEKGIPCKCKFPTPESGRIPVVLEAMRVMKEEIGDKTALYGLICGPLTLASHLRGSDFFKDIRKDPDYVVQLTSFCAEYAQKMADLYIDAGMDVIAVVDPLVSQISPKVFANLMHEPFKAVFDYIRLKGVKSSFFVCGNASYQIKVMCDTYPDSMAVDENVDMVSAKAITDQYNIALSGNIPLTTTMLFGTQQDNIKGVLDLMDSIDNKHNLIISPGCDMPYDVPLENTAACALAVHHPDEARAMVVDYSASDFDQIEIEIPNYSGLDKVYIELFTLDPEQCAACTYMVKSVTDIFDEIKDMADYIVYKYFIKEDIARTAKMGLKNLPTMCIDGESVYISIIPDGDELIAEITKRYNAKHNK; via the coding sequence ATGGGTAAAGAATTGCTAATGAAGGTGTTGAATCACGAGGATACTAAAGGACAGCTTCCCTGGATTCCTTTTGCGGGTGTCCATGCAGGAAAGCTAAAAGGGTATTCAGGAAGAGACGTCTTAACTGATTCCGCTAAATTGATTGAAAGTCTGCGGGAAGTATACAAGCTTTATCAACCGGACGGTATGCCAATTACCTTTGACCTGCAACTAGAAGCCGAAATTCTAGGTTGTGAGCTTATGTGGGCTGATTACAACCCCCCCTCTGTTGTGTCTCACCTGTTTGACAAAGAAAAAGGGATTCCCTGTAAATGCAAATTCCCGACTCCGGAATCTGGCCGGATACCCGTTGTTTTGGAAGCAATGCGCGTGATGAAAGAAGAAATTGGCGATAAAACCGCGCTTTACGGGTTGATCTGCGGACCATTGACCCTCGCCTCGCATCTGCGCGGCAGCGACTTTTTTAAAGATATTAGAAAAGATCCTGATTACGTGGTACAGCTCACGTCCTTTTGTGCCGAGTATGCGCAGAAAATGGCCGACTTATATATTGATGCCGGCATGGATGTGATCGCTGTTGTCGACCCGTTGGTCAGCCAGATTTCTCCGAAGGTATTTGCCAATCTGATGCACGAGCCCTTCAAAGCTGTCTTTGATTACATCCGGTTAAAAGGCGTAAAGTCTTCCTTCTTTGTCTGCGGGAATGCTTCTTATCAAATAAAAGTGATGTGTGATACCTATCCGGATTCCATGGCGGTGGACGAAAACGTCGATATGGTTTCCGCCAAAGCGATTACCGATCAGTATAACATTGCGCTGAGTGGTAACATTCCACTGACAACCACCATGCTTTTCGGTACCCAACAAGATAATATCAAAGGCGTTCTGGATTTGATGGACAGCATCGACAACAAACACAACCTCATTATCAGTCCCGGCTGTGATATGCCCTATGATGTGCCTCTGGAAAACACAGCTGCCTGTGCTTTGGCTGTTCATCATCCTGATGAGGCCCGTGCCATGGTTGTGGACTATTCCGCAAGCGACTTTGACCAGATTGAAATCGAGATTCCCAATTACTCAGGCCTGGATAAAGTCTATATCGAACTGTTCACGTTGGATCCGGAACAATGTGCCGCTTGCACCTATATGGTGAAAAGTGTAACCGATATTTTTGATGAGATTAAAGATATGGCTGACTATATTGTATATAAGTATTTTATCAAAGAGGACATTGCCCGAACTGCTAAAATGGGACTGAAAAATCTTCCCACTATGTGCATTGACGGGGAAAGTGTGTACATTTCCATCATTCCCGATGGAGATGAATTGATCGCTGAGATAACCAAACGCTACAATGCTAAGCACAACAAATGA